A part of Prolixibacteraceae bacterium genomic DNA contains:
- the feoB gene encoding ferrous iron transport protein B produces the protein MLLSEAKTNQQVVIRKINGEDSFRKRIHEMGFIRGQKVLVVKNAPLKDPVEYQILGYNISLRKSEASLIEVDLDGSENAKLLSETTRSEMVDPIVMPAVKDRTKKEIHIAMVGNPNCGKTSLFNNLSGSKEHVGNYSGVTVDSKKATIKWNGYLLHFIDLPGIYSFTTFTPEEVYARDYILEKQPDILLNIIDSTNLERNLLLTTQLMDMGKQLIIAFNMYDELEKSGDKLDVEKFDHITKIESIPTTAIKRKGNKDILDKIVSVYEAGENKSVSQSVKHRSKIEYSIDKIGTLFDRYPCKLNEAINTRFFILKLLERDPEALKKLEMYPTEVKKELELQIKYIEDTYQDVCDSVITQTRYHFIRDLLNECYTPSSDQSAKSRKRSIEIDRVLTHKIWGFPIFILFMFITFYATFTLGAYPADWIDQGMSYLGQVLSSNMNDGMLKDLFVNGIISGVGSVIVFLPNILILFFFTSLMEDTGYMARAAFIMDKIMKKVGLHGQSFIPMLMGFGCNVPAIMATRTIKNRADRLLTMMIIPFMSCSARLPVYIVFITAFFPKHPALILLGLYLTGIFVAGVMAKLLNRVMFEQENSPFILELPPYRTPLLKNTLLHMWDKGSSYLKKIGGPILIGVVLIWMLEYFPRESEQTRVIDQQITQLEAQKAHVDDAKHIDAEINELQLHKDNVRLEDSYLGHIGKNVQPALAPLGFDWKMSVSLLAGITAKEIVVSTMGVLYQTNTEGQEGGVILQEKLKNEVHTYGKHKGEKVLSLSTALAFLVFVLIYFPCIAVVATIKREAGGWQWAAFVMFYTTGLAWIMAYIVKHLFNWLL, from the coding sequence ATGCTACTATCAGAAGCAAAGACCAACCAACAGGTTGTAATTAGAAAGATAAACGGGGAGGACTCTTTTAGGAAGAGAATCCATGAGATGGGATTCATTCGTGGGCAGAAGGTTTTGGTAGTAAAAAATGCACCATTAAAAGACCCTGTAGAATATCAAATTTTAGGCTACAATATCTCTTTACGTAAAAGTGAGGCTTCTTTGATTGAAGTTGATCTTGATGGTTCTGAAAATGCGAAGTTGTTATCAGAAACTACCCGTTCAGAGATGGTTGATCCCATTGTTATGCCTGCTGTTAAAGATCGCACCAAAAAGGAGATTCATATTGCAATGGTAGGTAATCCCAATTGTGGAAAAACCTCACTCTTTAATAATCTCTCAGGTTCTAAAGAACATGTCGGTAATTACAGTGGTGTAACTGTTGACTCGAAGAAAGCAACAATAAAATGGAATGGTTACCTGCTTCATTTTATAGATCTTCCAGGAATATATTCTTTTACAACTTTTACTCCTGAAGAGGTGTATGCTCGGGATTATATATTAGAGAAACAACCTGATATATTACTGAATATTATCGATTCAACGAACCTCGAACGTAACTTACTTCTAACGACTCAGTTAATGGATATGGGAAAGCAATTGATAATTGCTTTCAATATGTATGATGAACTAGAGAAGTCTGGAGATAAGCTTGATGTGGAGAAATTTGATCATATTACAAAGATTGAAAGCATTCCAACCACTGCGATTAAACGTAAAGGAAACAAAGATATTTTAGACAAAATTGTTTCTGTCTATGAAGCAGGAGAAAATAAATCTGTTTCACAAAGTGTAAAACATCGTTCAAAAATAGAATATTCGATAGATAAAATAGGAACTTTATTTGATCGATATCCATGCAAGCTTAATGAGGCCATCAATACAAGATTCTTTATCTTAAAACTCCTAGAAAGAGACCCTGAAGCGCTGAAGAAGCTTGAAATGTACCCAACTGAAGTGAAGAAGGAGTTGGAATTGCAGATAAAATACATTGAAGATACATATCAAGATGTGTGCGATTCTGTTATCACTCAAACGCGTTACCATTTTATTCGTGACTTGTTGAATGAATGTTATACTCCTAGTAGCGATCAGAGTGCAAAAAGTAGAAAGCGATCTATTGAAATAGATAGAGTATTGACACATAAGATATGGGGATTCCCGATATTTATCCTTTTCATGTTCATTACCTTCTATGCTACATTTACTTTAGGTGCTTATCCTGCTGATTGGATAGACCAAGGGATGTCATATCTTGGTCAAGTTCTCAGCAGTAATATGAATGATGGCATGCTAAAAGATTTGTTTGTAAACGGTATCATTAGTGGAGTAGGAAGTGTTATCGTATTTCTGCCTAACATCCTAATTCTGTTCTTCTTTACCTCTTTAATGGAAGATACCGGTTATATGGCAAGAGCTGCTTTTATCATGGATAAAATAATGAAGAAAGTAGGTTTACATGGTCAGTCCTTTATTCCAATGTTAATGGGATTTGGATGTAATGTTCCTGCGATTATGGCAACAAGAACAATTAAGAATAGAGCCGATCGCCTATTGACAATGATGATTATTCCTTTCATGTCATGTAGTGCACGACTGCCAGTATACATTGTCTTTATTACAGCTTTCTTCCCAAAACACCCGGCACTAATATTACTTGGTCTATACTTAACAGGTATTTTTGTGGCTGGTGTAATGGCCAAATTGCTCAATAGAGTGATGTTCGAACAGGAGAATTCTCCTTTTATTCTTGAACTTCCTCCATATCGTACTCCTCTATTAAAAAACACATTATTGCATATGTGGGATAAAGGAAGCAGTTATCTAAAGAAAATAGGGGGTCCAATACTTATTGGTGTGGTACTGATATGGATGTTGGAATATTTTCCAAGAGAGTCAGAACAAACAAGAGTTATTGATCAACAGATAACTCAATTAGAGGCACAAAAGGCTCATGTTGATGATGCAAAACATATTGATGCTGAAATTAACGAACTACAGCTTCATAAAGATAATGTGAGGCTGGAGGATTCTTATCTTGGTCATATAGGTAAAAATGTCCAACCAGCTTTAGCTCCACTTGGTTTCGATTGGAAAATGAGTGTGAGTTTGCTTGCAGGTATAACTGCAAAAGAGATTGTTGTTAGTACCATGGGAGTACTATATCAAACAAATACTGAAGGACAAGAGGGGGGTGTGATCTTACAAGAGAAGTTGAAGAATGAAGTTCATACTTATGGTAAACACAAAGGGGAGAAAGTGTTGTCTCTGTCAACAGCTTTGGCATTTCTTGTGTTTGTACTGATCTATTTTCCGTGTATTGCTGTTGTGGCTACAATCAAAAGAGAAGCTGGAGGTTGGCAATGGGCAGCCTTTGTTATGTTTTACACTACTGGTTTAGCATGGATTATGGCATATATAGTTAAACATTTATTTAACTGGTTATTATGA
- a CDS encoding family 20 glycosylhydrolase — MASVLRQRILLCLGSLLFMCMISCNESNYHSSNVVPNPSSYNETGGVYNLPKDITLNSNSALLRGLEKYLSSMWTSEFEGTVTKSKNNPTLQLILLRNSKEFKDGGYKLDISADGIKIYSNSRKGIFYGIQTFRQLVSKEGLPYKIQMSSITDNPKFEYRGFNLDLCRHFYSVEEVKHLIDVMASLKMNKLSLELSDDMGWRIEIKKYPLLTKVGAWRESIGFKENQSLGINTSEKKRYGGFYTQEDMRSIIHYAKTRYIEIIPQFELTNHIGAAAKAYPHLVCHQDQLDLDMTNNSKYTIACIGKDENIVFWRGVIDEISKLFPSEYIHIGSGYIRYGECQICDDCNKIIHDNNLKSYDELERIYLRKIEEYINSKGKKVIAWNNTWDFSKNKESMSMVWRREATAEMNIEKGHKFIWMPKAFYCFNNAQSINNTTKSDRADITIKDAYFFTPKFDQYDKRKRELFNGISGCLWTNNSPNFEIACYRIFPRLLVVAEKGWYGYEHKDWNDFKSRANRYKSILDHYQTQYGQPSYLPTFYLSKNFKDGTSLINIENETHASIYYTTNGNTPNNRSTKYSKPIPIKRETTIKALVIREDNSITPVVSKTFYPHKALMAHVQYKYPYLSTAGNSEYTIVDGLLDAQQSFVRNDAIFTIDLGKEEEIHKITSKWTEDQDKSVFTPSALAYFTSKDGKRFKQVFFETYGYPEIGKNRDDVTPTCFPKGKRARYIKVVAKNIRRNPSWHKNPDKFAEVSVSEIIVE, encoded by the coding sequence ATGGCAAGCGTATTACGTCAAAGAATCCTACTTTGTTTGGGTTCCTTACTTTTCATGTGCATGATATCATGCAATGAATCTAATTATCACTCTAGTAACGTGGTTCCGAATCCCTCTTCATACAACGAAACAGGCGGGGTATATAACCTACCCAAGGACATAACCTTGAATAGCAACTCTGCACTACTGAGAGGACTCGAAAAATATCTAAGTTCCATGTGGACATCAGAGTTTGAAGGAACAGTAACAAAGAGTAAGAATAACCCTACCCTACAGTTGATTCTATTACGTAATTCAAAGGAGTTTAAAGATGGAGGATATAAACTTGATATTTCTGCGGATGGAATTAAGATTTATTCAAACTCAAGGAAAGGGATTTTCTATGGGATACAAACATTTAGGCAACTAGTTTCTAAAGAAGGTTTACCCTATAAGATTCAAATGTCTTCGATAACTGATAATCCTAAATTTGAGTATCGAGGCTTCAACTTAGACTTATGTCGTCATTTTTATAGTGTAGAAGAGGTAAAGCATCTAATAGATGTTATGGCATCACTGAAGATGAATAAATTATCTCTTGAACTTTCAGATGATATGGGGTGGAGGATTGAAATTAAGAAATATCCCTTATTAACTAAGGTCGGAGCATGGAGAGAATCCATTGGTTTTAAAGAGAATCAAAGTCTTGGAATTAACACCTCAGAGAAGAAGAGATATGGAGGATTTTATACACAGGAAGATATGCGTTCTATAATTCATTACGCAAAGACAAGATATATCGAAATAATTCCCCAATTTGAATTAACAAACCATATCGGAGCTGCAGCAAAAGCATATCCTCATCTAGTTTGCCATCAAGATCAGCTAGACCTTGATATGACCAATAATAGTAAATACACGATTGCATGTATAGGAAAAGATGAAAACATCGTTTTTTGGAGAGGTGTAATCGATGAAATATCAAAGTTATTTCCTTCTGAATATATCCATATTGGATCAGGTTACATCAGATACGGAGAGTGTCAAATATGTGATGATTGCAATAAAATAATCCATGATAATAACCTCAAAAGCTACGATGAATTAGAGAGAATCTATTTGAGAAAAATAGAAGAGTATATTAATTCCAAAGGGAAAAAGGTAATTGCATGGAACAACACATGGGACTTTTCGAAAAACAAAGAGTCCATGTCCATGGTTTGGCGTAGAGAAGCTACTGCAGAGATGAATATTGAAAAAGGGCACAAATTCATTTGGATGCCTAAGGCTTTTTATTGCTTTAACAATGCACAATCGATAAATAACACGACCAAGAGCGATCGTGCAGATATAACAATCAAAGATGCCTACTTCTTCACTCCAAAGTTTGATCAGTACGACAAGAGGAAAAGAGAGTTATTCAATGGTATCTCAGGGTGCTTGTGGACCAACAACTCACCAAACTTTGAAATAGCATGTTATAGAATATTCCCACGACTTCTGGTCGTTGCAGAAAAAGGGTGGTATGGCTATGAACATAAAGATTGGAACGACTTTAAATCAAGAGCTAACAGATACAAATCCATATTAGATCACTACCAAACACAATATGGACAACCATCATACCTCCCAACATTCTATCTTAGCAAAAATTTTAAGGATGGAACTTCATTGATAAATATTGAGAATGAAACTCATGCTTCAATCTACTATACAACCAATGGAAACACACCAAATAATAGGTCAACAAAGTACAGTAAACCTATTCCTATCAAGCGTGAAACAACCATAAAAGCGTTAGTAATTAGAGAAGATAATTCTATAACCCCTGTCGTTTCTAAAACATTCTACCCTCACAAAGCCCTAATGGCACATGTTCAATATAAGTATCCATATTTATCGACAGCAGGTAATAGCGAATACACAATTGTTGACGGACTATTAGATGCTCAACAGTCTTTTGTTCGAAATGATGCCATATTCACCATCGACTTAGGAAAAGAAGAGGAAATTCATAAAATAACATCTAAATGGACAGAAGATCAAGATAAATCGGTCTTTACTCCTTCTGCTCTAGCTTACTTTACTTCCAAAGATGGAAAAAGGTTTAAACAAGTATTTTTTGAAACATATGGTTATCCTGAAATAGGAAAAAACAGAGATGATGTTACCCCGACATGCTTCCCAAAAGGAAAGAGAGCAAGATATATTAAGGTCGTAGCAAAGAATATACGTAGAAACCCATCATGGCATAAAAACCCAGATAAATTTGCAGAAGTGAGTGTATCTGAAATAATCGTAGAGTAA
- a CDS encoding polyamine aminopropyltransferase, which translates to MRWNKSTGLKVAVFATGLSGIVAEYILSTLATYFLGDSVFQWTMIVSIMMFSMGIGSRISKLIKQNLLRNFLFIEFALSVAVSFSSMLVYTIASFSEVVGVLIYAMCILVGLFIGMEIPLVIRINDTYESLKTNVSSVMENDYYGSLAGGVFFAFIGLPILGLTYTPFILGIVNFAVAILVFFMIRKECEIKEQRLISVIASFIAVIIVVGISFAQPIMLYGEQRRYKDKVIYEEQSKYQKIVITQWKDDFWLFINGNEQLSSVDEEMYHETLVHPAMKLAQHPQDILILGGGDGCALREVWKYPTVKRVDMVDLDPSMTKLGKDHPILTKMNQNSMQDTRLSIHNKDGYTFLSDSKTFYDVIIIDLPDPKTVELGRLYSYEFYQMCLRHLRKNGTIITQAGSPYYATDAFWCIDKTFKACGLETLPLHNHLITLGEWGWILGMRKDEVSIKSKAKQIQFDNIQTQWINKDAMLHISTFGKVFFSKDTTHIQVNKIDNPTLYRLYLKGNWDLY; encoded by the coding sequence ATGCGCTGGAATAAATCCACCGGACTGAAAGTCGCTGTATTCGCTACAGGGCTTTCAGGTATTGTTGCAGAGTACATCTTGTCAACTCTTGCAACTTATTTTTTAGGAGACTCAGTTTTTCAATGGACCATGATTGTTTCTATTATGATGTTCTCTATGGGAATAGGAAGTCGTATTAGTAAACTTATTAAACAAAATCTATTACGAAACTTTCTGTTTATTGAGTTTGCACTTTCGGTAGCAGTCTCCTTCTCTTCTATGCTAGTATACACAATAGCATCATTTTCAGAAGTTGTAGGGGTATTAATTTACGCCATGTGCATCTTAGTTGGGCTTTTCATCGGGATGGAGATTCCGTTGGTCATTCGGATCAACGATACCTATGAATCATTAAAAACCAATGTCTCTTCAGTAATGGAGAATGATTACTATGGAAGTCTCGCAGGAGGAGTATTCTTTGCATTTATTGGATTACCTATTTTAGGTTTAACTTATACTCCATTTATCCTAGGGATTGTCAATTTTGCAGTAGCGATACTTGTATTCTTCATGATACGTAAAGAGTGTGAAATAAAAGAGCAACGACTAATCTCAGTTATAGCATCTTTTATCGCTGTAATTATTGTCGTAGGAATCTCATTCGCTCAACCTATAATGCTCTATGGAGAGCAAAGAAGATATAAAGACAAAGTCATCTACGAGGAGCAAAGTAAATATCAAAAAATTGTGATTACACAATGGAAAGATGATTTTTGGTTATTCATCAATGGCAATGAACAATTAAGTAGCGTAGATGAAGAAATGTATCACGAAACACTTGTTCATCCAGCAATGAAATTGGCACAACATCCTCAAGATATTCTTATATTAGGTGGTGGAGATGGGTGTGCATTAAGAGAAGTGTGGAAATACCCAACAGTAAAACGTGTAGACATGGTTGATTTAGACCCATCCATGACAAAGCTTGGTAAGGATCATCCTATTTTAACGAAGATGAACCAAAACTCGATGCAAGATACTCGGTTATCCATACACAATAAAGATGGATACACCTTTCTTTCCGATAGCAAAACATTCTATGATGTCATAATTATCGATCTCCCAGACCCAAAGACAGTGGAGTTAGGCAGACTGTATTCTTATGAATTCTATCAGATGTGTTTAAGGCATCTCCGCAAAAATGGCACCATTATTACCCAAGCAGGTAGCCCATATTATGCGACAGATGCATTTTGGTGTATTGACAAGACATTTAAAGCATGTGGATTAGAGACACTACCACTTCATAACCATCTAATTACGCTTGGTGAATGGGGATGGATATTAGGGATGAGAAAAGATGAAGTATCGATTAAAAGTAAAGCGAAGCAGATTCAATTTGACAATATTCAAACACAATGGATAAACAAAGATGCAATGCTACACATATCGACCTTTGGAAAGGTATTCTTTTCAAAAGACACCACTCATATTCAAGTTAACAAAATTGATAACCCAACTTTATATCGCCTTTACTTAAAAGGAAATTGGGACCTATATTAG
- a CDS encoding lactonase family protein translates to MKKNSIKIFLLMGVLISFLSCKSNSEEESLYIGTYTNGTSDGVYTVDINHDKLYSHLKYRLSNPSYLALGDRYSVFVEEEVPKGKIVIDGLREMDREVISSQGGAPCYISISPSSRYIAWANYLGGKVVVYDVKQKREIVYQHTGQGPVVDRQDASHMHCAVWSSKEDMVFTVDLGGDKIDMCSLDFGEINTVFKFPGGSGPRHMVFTKDGQYALVSTELSNELYLLKWNETTSVFDKLQVYSTLRGDGVTSYAAAVKLSKDENFVYVSNRGENNIVRFIFDKESVEIKKPKWFDVKGDFPRDFALNKTNTVMAVANQKSQNVTLFDIDSEGCLSYQNRDINLDQPVFVKFYTHQ, encoded by the coding sequence ATGAAAAAAAATTCTATAAAAATATTTTTATTGATGGGAGTGTTAATTTCATTTCTATCATGTAAGAGTAATTCAGAAGAAGAGTCATTGTATATTGGAACATATACGAATGGGACAAGTGATGGGGTATATACTGTTGATATTAATCATGATAAACTCTATTCACATTTGAAGTATAGGTTGAGTAATCCATCATATTTAGCGCTAGGTGATCGTTACTCTGTTTTTGTGGAAGAGGAGGTCCCTAAGGGTAAAATTGTAATAGATGGATTGCGTGAAATGGATCGTGAGGTGATATCTTCACAAGGTGGAGCTCCTTGTTATATTTCGATTTCCCCCTCTTCTAGGTATATTGCCTGGGCTAACTATTTAGGTGGTAAAGTGGTAGTGTATGATGTTAAACAGAAGAGAGAAATTGTTTACCAGCATACCGGTCAAGGACCTGTAGTGGATAGGCAAGATGCTTCTCATATGCACTGTGCAGTTTGGTCATCCAAAGAAGATATGGTTTTTACCGTCGATTTGGGAGGTGATAAGATAGATATGTGTTCACTTGATTTTGGTGAGATAAATACTGTTTTTAAATTTCCTGGGGGATCTGGTCCACGTCATATGGTTTTTACAAAAGATGGACAATATGCACTTGTATCGACAGAGCTTTCAAATGAGCTCTATTTATTGAAATGGAATGAAACGACCAGTGTATTTGATAAACTTCAGGTCTACTCTACATTACGTGGAGATGGGGTTACAAGTTATGCTGCTGCAGTAAAATTATCGAAAGATGAAAACTTCGTGTATGTGAGTAATAGAGGAGAGAATAACATTGTCCGATTTATTTTTGATAAAGAGTCTGTCGAAATCAAAAAACCTAAATGGTTTGATGTTAAAGGTGACTTTCCAAGAGATTTTGCATTAAACAAGACGAATACTGTTATGGCTGTGGCAAATCAAAAAAGTCAAAATGTTACGCTTTTTGATATTGACTCTGAAGGTTGTTTGTCTTATCAGAATAGAGATATTAATCTAGACCAACCTGTTTTTGTGAAGTTTTATACACATCAATGA
- a CDS encoding DUF350 domain-containing protein → MNSIFQEISISTLLYTLGTILLTFLILFLGKAVYRLLHPSIPVDHTLVKEDNVAFAYSHTGYLLGLLLAVSATIKGSSYGILSDTLDIIIYGAVSILLINLAGWVQDRWIFSKFSIKDEILRDRNTGAGVLQGASYVAAGLILMGAISGDDSLPFLYKYMDLDIAGRSPWWALGNTIIFWAIGQIILLLAVKFYNAITPYNIHKEIEKDNVAVGIGTSGAFIAIGILISNGISGEFISWSDTGYSLLLEVVIGLILLPLSRFVCDKLLLPGEDLTHEMVEQETANIGAGTIEAFSYIASALLIVWLL, encoded by the coding sequence ATGAATAGTATTTTTCAAGAAATAAGTATTAGTACACTACTTTACACCTTAGGAACAATTCTACTAACTTTCCTAATTCTCTTCTTAGGCAAAGCTGTATACCGTTTACTTCATCCTTCGATACCAGTAGACCATACACTCGTCAAAGAAGATAATGTCGCTTTTGCCTATAGCCATACGGGGTACCTATTAGGACTACTTTTAGCTGTCAGTGCAACAATAAAAGGAAGTAGTTATGGCATTCTATCTGACACTTTAGACATTATTATATATGGAGCTGTCTCTATTCTCTTAATTAATCTTGCAGGATGGGTACAAGACAGATGGATCTTTTCGAAGTTCTCTATCAAAGATGAAATACTTCGTGACAGAAATACTGGTGCAGGTGTCCTTCAAGGAGCCAGTTATGTCGCTGCAGGATTAATATTAATGGGGGCCATATCAGGAGATGATTCGCTACCATTCTTATATAAATATATGGACTTGGATATAGCTGGACGTTCACCATGGTGGGCCCTTGGCAATACCATTATTTTCTGGGCAATTGGTCAAATCATTCTGCTCCTTGCAGTTAAATTCTACAACGCGATCACCCCATACAATATACATAAAGAGATCGAAAAAGATAATGTCGCTGTAGGTATAGGTACATCAGGAGCATTCATAGCTATTGGAATTCTTATATCTAATGGTATCTCTGGTGAATTTATTAGTTGGAGTGATACTGGGTATAGCCTCTTGCTTGAAGTGGTTATAGGGCTAATTCTTCTACCATTAAGCAGGTTTGTTTGTGATAAACTTCTTCTTCCAGGAGAAGATCTTACACATGAAATGGTAGAACAAGAAACTGCTAATATCGGTGCAGGAACAATTGAAGCGTTCTCATACATCGCATCTGCACTATTAATTGTTTGGCTACTATAA
- a CDS encoding RidA family protein, whose amino-acid sequence MKKEIISTKEAPGAIGPYSQATKFNDIIYTSGQLPIDPQTGNISSDIKDQTEQVFKNAEAILKAAGSDLTKVIKTSVFLKDLQDFAAMNEVYGKFFTDNHPARSTVGNTDLALGALVEIEFIAHI is encoded by the coding sequence ATGAAAAAAGAAATCATCAGTACCAAAGAGGCTCCAGGAGCTATTGGTCCATACTCACAAGCAACTAAGTTTAACGATATCATCTACACCTCTGGGCAGCTTCCCATAGATCCCCAAACAGGTAATATCTCTTCTGACATTAAAGATCAAACTGAACAAGTTTTCAAAAATGCAGAAGCAATTCTTAAAGCAGCAGGCTCCGACCTGACAAAAGTTATAAAGACATCTGTCTTCTTGAAGGATTTACAAGATTTTGCGGCAATGAATGAAGTTTATGGTAAATTTTTCACAGACAACCACCCTGCACGAAGTACAGTTGGGAATACTGACTTAGCACTTGGAGCACTGGTTGAAATTGAATTCATTGCACACATCTAA
- a CDS encoding S-adenosylmethionine decarboxylase gives MTKVAHKTVDAKIFKYSGWIEDISPSNLKKDFHELLVQSHFMILSFSEHFFEKEGYSCVWLLGESHLALHTFPNKNRCYMELSSCNKEKMEEFKKLLLVHNEIKVVLEEESASFI, from the coding sequence ATGACGAAAGTTGCACATAAAACAGTCGATGCTAAGATATTTAAGTATTCTGGTTGGATAGAAGATATTTCGCCATCCAACTTAAAGAAGGACTTTCATGAACTCTTAGTACAAAGTCATTTTATGATATTATCATTCTCTGAACACTTTTTCGAAAAAGAAGGATACAGCTGTGTTTGGCTTCTTGGAGAAAGCCATCTAGCACTTCACACTTTCCCCAACAAGAACAGATGCTATATGGAACTGAGTAGCTGTAACAAAGAGAAGATGGAAGAGTTTAAGAAACTACTATTGGTTCATAATGAGATTAAAGTAGTACTGGAAGAGGAGTCTGCAAGCTTTATTTAA
- the tilS gene encoding tRNA lysidine(34) synthetase TilS, whose product MIQVSFDDFINREIGDEKTKVLLAVSGGVDSMVMANLFMNSEYEIAIANCNFHLRGEESDDDTRMVELFAKQHHITFHCKDFDTKSYAKENNVSIEMAARDLRYKWFYELLDEHSYGYIAIGHHRDDSLETFILNWSRGTGIRGLTGIKKSNVKVLRPLIDISRAEVALYAQEKHIPFRNDSSNDSDLYLRNIVRHNVLPAMDRLNAQSRNNMQKSIEYLQQVESIYDWTMTQAKCNVLEELEDILYIDKNKLLDFVVPEQLLYEILYPKGFNPKLIHQILKTIELSISGKEFYSGDSRLICDRDKLILMKCEEHKPIDESILADDMDRFIDYGYEILVDEWSPDKRVERNKSIAYIDADIVSGHWNLRHWRSGDKFRPLGMKGEKKLSDYFIDRKWSTNKKEKALVLCDGDQIVWIMGERLDDRYKITNKTRRVYILKPLD is encoded by the coding sequence ATGATACAGGTTTCATTTGATGATTTTATTAATCGAGAGATAGGAGATGAAAAGACTAAGGTTCTTCTTGCCGTTAGTGGTGGAGTTGATTCTATGGTGATGGCAAATTTGTTTATGAATTCAGAATATGAAATAGCCATAGCAAACTGTAATTTCCACTTGAGAGGTGAAGAGTCAGATGATGATACCCGTATGGTAGAGCTGTTTGCAAAACAACATCATATAACCTTTCATTGTAAGGATTTTGATACGAAGAGTTATGCAAAAGAGAATAATGTCTCAATTGAAATGGCTGCTCGTGATTTGCGATACAAATGGTTCTATGAATTGCTTGATGAACATTCGTATGGGTATATTGCTATTGGGCATCATCGTGATGATTCATTAGAAACATTTATCTTAAATTGGTCAAGAGGTACAGGCATACGTGGATTAACCGGAATTAAAAAGAGTAATGTGAAGGTGTTGCGTCCTCTAATTGATATAAGTCGAGCTGAAGTCGCTTTGTATGCTCAGGAGAAACATATCCCATTTCGCAATGATAGCTCAAATGATTCGGATCTATATCTTCGAAATATTGTTCGTCATAATGTTCTTCCTGCAATGGATCGCCTGAATGCTCAATCGAGAAATAATATGCAAAAATCGATTGAATATCTACAGCAGGTAGAATCGATTTATGATTGGACTATGACCCAAGCAAAGTGTAACGTATTGGAGGAGCTTGAGGATATCTTATATATTGATAAGAATAAGTTATTAGATTTTGTGGTTCCAGAACAACTGTTATATGAGATTCTATACCCTAAGGGATTTAACCCAAAGCTAATTCATCAAATTTTGAAAACAATAGAGTTGTCAATCTCAGGAAAAGAGTTCTACTCTGGAGATTCTAGGTTGATCTGTGATCGAGATAAATTGATATTAATGAAGTGTGAGGAGCACAAACCAATTGACGAGTCAATTTTAGCCGATGATATGGATCGTTTTATTGATTACGGATATGAAATTTTAGTTGATGAATGGAGTCCCGACAAGAGAGTGGAGCGAAATAAATCTATTGCTTACATCGATGCAGATATCGTCTCTGGTCATTGGAACTTAAGACATTGGAGGAGTGGTGATAAGTTTCGTCCATTGGGAATGAAAGGAGAGAAAAAGTTATCTGACTATTTTATCGACAGAAAATGGTCTACAAATAAAAAAGAAAAAGCATTAGTTCTTTGTGATGGAGATCAGATTGTCTGGATTATGGGGGAGCGTTTAGATGATAGATATAAAATAACGAATAAAACTCGTCGAGTATATATATTAAAACCGTTGGATTAA
- a CDS encoding thiamine-binding protein translates to MNHTVNVAVQVLPRSKDVDTYDLVDEAISIIDQSGIKYRVTPFETVMEGDYDQIMEIVKKIQLACYKAGAETAMTYVKIQTSSLSPVRIDDKMKKYD, encoded by the coding sequence ATGAACCATACAGTAAATGTTGCTGTACAAGTTTTACCAAGAAGTAAAGATGTAGATACATACGATTTAGTGGACGAAGCAATAAGTATTATCGATCAATCAGGAATCAAGTATCGTGTCACTCCATTTGAAACGGTTATGGAAGGAGACTATGATCAAATCATGGAAATTGTCAAAAAAATTCAATTAGCATGCTACAAAGCAGGAGCAGAAACAGCCATGACATACGTAAAAATACAAACAAGTAGCCTCTCTCCAGTAAGGATTGATGATAAAATGAAAAAATATGACTAA